The Bacillus sp. Y1 genome includes the window GTAAGTTCCCCTCGCTGTATAAGAGCAATTTTCCCTGCTACATCGGTGAGGTCTTCTTTTTTCCCAAGCTTCCCGTATACCACCTCATACGATCGATCAAGCTTCCAATCAATCGAGCCCTGCATGGGTTCGAGCCTTAAGGTATCTTTTCTTCCATCGATCGTGAGATATGGAACTTTTAAAATCGGTGTGGAGGCACCAACCGATATCGCCTTTGATGCCGTACCAGGAGAACCAACCGTCCACATATTTGGTCCAGAGTTACCAGATGAGGTTACAGCGACAATTCCGTTTTCAACCGCTTTATTCAATGCGAGCGATATCGGTAAATCAGGACCATTTACATTGTTTCCCAGCGATAGATTTAGGACATCTACTTTATCTTTGATGGCTTTATCAATCGCAGCAAGCACTTGTTCCGTTGTTCCCGACCCGCCTGGACCAAGCGCACGATAGGCAATAATCTTCGCATCCGGAGCCACTCCTTGGATCTTTCCGTTTGCTGCAATAATGCCGGCCACATGCGTCCCATGTAAGGTACTTTGGCCGTACATTCCCTTTGTCTCCATCGGATCATCATCAATATCTACGAGATCATAGCCTCTTTTATAACTTCGTCTTAAGTCAGGATGATTGTAATCAATGCCTGTATCGATGACCCCAACAGTGATCCCTTTTCCGGTAAGCCTTTGATTTTTCGGATCAAAATAACCCCTGATCGTTTCTGCACCAATGATCTCGGTATTCGTTTCCGATTGGACGCTATATGTACTAACAGGGGAAACCGACTCCACCTTATTCGTTTGAGCAAGCTTATCTAATGACCTGTTCGTTCCTTTTACCGAAAACCCGTTAAGAGCCTCTGTAAAAATATGCCGCAGTTCAAGATCAGGGTACGGTTGGATAATCTCTTTAATTTGCTGTTCATTTGCTTGTGTTGGCAATGTTACGATTGCCACTTTTTCAGTTTCTGGAGATTCTTCAGGAATGGGCGGGTGGATGAGCATTTTTGCTGATGTAGTTGGAGTGCAAACAAATGAGAATAACACGGCTGTTAAAATGATGATGATTCTTGATTTCACGCTTGTGAGCACCTCCGAAGTTTTTTACTAGGTTTTGTTACTCGGTGGTGAGTTATGCGTATGGAGGATGATAGAGGGTGCTTTTTTTATTGCTGGAGGATTGAAGGTTGTAGTTAATATATTCGAACTTGAACCTAGTTCCGACCCTTTTTTCTGTCCGAATCGAATTTCTATTAAGACTCTTTCCTAGTTCCAATCCTTTTTCTTATCCGAATGGCACCTTTATTCGGACTACTCTCCGGTGCCAGCGCTCTTTCCTGTCCGAATGACAACTCTATTCGGACTACTCTCCGGTCCCAACGCTCTTTCCTGTCCAAATGACAACTCTATTCGGACTCCCCTCCGGTCCCAGCGCTCTTTCCTGTCCGAATGACAACTCTATTCGGACTACTCTCCGGTCCCAACGCTCTTTCCTGTCCGAATGACACCTCTATTCGGACTACTCTCCGGTCCCAGCGCTCTTTCCTGTCCGAATGACAACTCTATTCGGACTACTCTCCTGGTCCCAGCCCTCTTTCTTGTCCGAATGACAACTCTATTCAGACTCCCCTCCGGTCCCAACGCTCTTTCCTGTCCAAATGACAACTCTATTCAGACTCTTCTTCAGTCCCAACGCTCTTTCCTGTCCGAATGACAACTCTATTCAGACTCATCTCCGGTCCCAGCGCTCTTTCCTGTCCGAATGACACCTCTATTCGGACTACTCTCCGGTCCCAACGCTCTTTCCTGTCCAAATGACAACTCTATTCAGACTCTTCTTCAGTCCCAACGCTCTTTCCTGTCCGAATGACAACTCTATTCAGACTCATCTCCGGTCCCAACGCTCTTTCCTGTCCAAATGACAACTCTATTCAGACTCTTCTTCGGTCCCAGCGCTCTTTCCTGTCCGAATGACACCTCTATTCGGACTACTCTCCGGTCCCAACGCTCTTTCCTGTCCGAATGACAACTCTATTCGGACTACTCTCCGGTCCCAACGCTCTTTCCTGTCCGAATGACAACTCTATTCGGACTACTCTCCTGGTCCCGGCCCTCTTTCTTGTCCGAATGACAACTCTATTCAGACTCCCCTCCGGTCCCAACGCTCTTTCCTGTCCGAATGACAACTCTATTCGGACTCTTCTTCAGTCCCAACGCTCTTTCCTGTCCGAATGACACCTCTATTCGGACTACTCTCCGGTCCCAACGCTCTTTCCTGTCCAAATGACACCTCTATTCGGACTGCTCTCCGGTTCCAACGCTCTTTCCTGTCCGAATAGTACCTTTAATCGGACTCAATCTTGTGCTAGCTGATTAGTTGTCCGATTAACCTCTTCATCATCCTTCAATCAACTTCTCCATGCAAAAAAGCTAACCGCCCCAGCGGTTAGCCCTAATCTTACTTCGTTCCAAACAAACGGTCACCAGCGTCACCTAGTCCAGGGACGATGTAGCCGTGGTCGTTTAATTTTTCGTCTAGTGCTGCGATGTAGATGTCTACATCCGGGTGTGCTTCTTTCAGAGCGTCCACACCTTCTGGAGCTGCGATTAGGCACATGAATTTAATATGCTTCGCGCCGCGCTTTTTCAATGAGTGGAGCGCTTCGATCGCTGAACCGCCCGTTGCTAGCATGGGGTCAACTACGATGAAGTCGCGCTCTTCTACGTCGCTTGGTAACTTAACGTAGTACTCAACCGGCATCAAAGTTTCTGGGTCACGATATAGACCGATATGACCAACCTTTGCTGCAGGGATAAGTTTTAAGATGCCATCTACCATTCCGATTCCCGCACGTAAAATAGGGACAATCCCTATTTTTTTCCCAGATAACACATTTGATTTCATTGTGCTTACTGGTGTGTCAATTTCGATTTCTTCTAACGGCATGTCACGAGTAATTTCGAACGCCATTAATGTTGCTACTTCGTCTACTAGCTCACGGAAGTCCTTTGTTCCTGTATTTTTTTCGCGGATGTATGTAAGCTTATGCTGAATGAGGGGATGATCAAACACATATACCTTTGCCATCTAGCATCTCTCCTTTTCTAACTCGATTCATAAACACTTCGTCTAATTTTACAGAAAAAACTTCCCGCGAGCAACCTCGAACAGAAATTGGATGTAACAATTCTGAGACAATACAAAAAGCCAGCCCAAAAATTAGGCTGGCTAGTAAAAATTATATTTGTCTTTCTGGATATAAAGTGAAACGGCTAGTTAATGCAGATACACGCTCTCTTGCTTCTGCTAACTTCGCTTCATCTTCATGGTTTTTCAATGTAAAGCTAATGATACTTGCGATTTCTTTCATTTCAGCCGCACCAAATCCACGAGAAGTAACAGCTGCTGTACCGATACGAATTCCGCTTGTTACGAATGGACTTGCTGTATCAAATGGAATTGTGTTTTTGTTAACTGTGATTCCTACTTCATCAAGTACATGCTCAGCTACTTTACCAGTTAAGCCTAAAGAACGAACATCGATTAATAGAAGGTGGTTGTCTGTTCCACCAGATACTAAGCTAATTCCTTCTTCTTGCAAGCTTTCAGCTAAAGTCTTAGCGTTAGCAATGATGTTTGCTGCATATTCTTTGAAACTGTCTTGTAACGCTTCACCGAAAGCAACTGCCTTTGCAGCGATTACGTGCATTAATGGACCACCTTGAATTCCAGGGAAGATCGACTTGTCGATTTTCTTACCCCATTCTTCGCTAGTAAGGATCATACCACCACGAGGACCACGTAATGTTTTATGTGTAGTTGTTGTTACGAAATCAGCGTAAGGAACTGGGTTTTGGTGAAGGCCAGCTGCTACTAAACCAGCGATATGAGCCATATCTACCATTAAATAAGCGCCCACTTCATCAGCGATTTCTCTGAACTTTTTAAAATCAATTGCACGAGGGTAAGCACTCGCACCAGCAACGATCATTTTTGGTTTATGTTCTAAAGCTTTTTGGCGTACGATGTCATAGTCGATCATTTGCGTTTGCTCGTCTACTCCATACTCTACGAAGTTGTATTGAACACCACTGAAGTTAACCGGACTTCCGTGTGTTAAGTGACCACCGTGAGATAGGTTCATCCCAAGAACTGTGTCACCTTGCTCAAGAGCCGTAAAGTAAACAGCCATATTGGCTTGAGCACCTGAGTGAGGTTGTACGTTTACATGCTCAGCACCGAAGATTGCTTTTGCGCGGTCACGAGCGATGTCTTCTACCACATCAACATGCTCACAGCCACCGTAGTAACGCTTGCCTGGATAGCCTTCTGCATACTTGTTTGTTAAAACAGATCCTTGTGCTTCCATTACCGCTTCACTTACAAAGTTTTCTGATGCGATTAGTTCAATCTTAGTTCTTTGACGCCCTAATTCGTCTTGAATAGCTTGTAAAACTTGCGTATCTTGCTGTGCTAAATGCTTCATCGTAATCCCCCTTGTATGTTAAAAACTAATTTATATAGCAGTTTTGAAAATTCCTACTTCATCTTAACACAACCTTCATATGACAGGCACGAAAAAAATATTTTTGTAAGCGTTATTTTCGCCTTTTTCCAACATTTTTCGCTATTCGAAAGAAAAAAGCTTCTGCAAAAACTGCAAAAGCTTTATGAACAAGACTCATTACCCCTCGAATGTTCGTATATTGCTCGAGCCCCTCCAATTAACTTTGGACGTGTACGAGCCATCGTCACATGTGCACTACCAAGCTCAGAAATCGATGCTCGAATCGGAACTGCTACATGCTTTATATGCATTCCAATAAAAGTATCTCCAATATCAATCCCCGCATCCGCTTGAATAAACTCAACGACTACCGGTTCAGAAAAATGATTATAAGCATATGTAGCCATTGCTCCCCCAGCTTGTCTGACTGGAACAACGGACACTTCCTCCCAGCCCTTTTGATCAGCAGTTGCTCGTTCAACAACAAGGGCACGATTTAAATGCTCGCAGCACTGAAAAGCAAGAGCTACTCCTGTTTGCTGACTGAATTCACGCAGATTT containing:
- the upp gene encoding uracil phosphoribosyltransferase produces the protein MAKVYVFDHPLIQHKLTYIREKNTGTKDFRELVDEVATLMAFEITRDMPLEEIEIDTPVSTMKSNVLSGKKIGIVPILRAGIGMVDGILKLIPAAKVGHIGLYRDPETLMPVEYYVKLPSDVEERDFIVVDPMLATGGSAIEALHSLKKRGAKHIKFMCLIAAPEGVDALKEAHPDVDIYIAALDEKLNDHGYIVPGLGDAGDRLFGTK
- the glyA gene encoding serine hydroxymethyltransferase, which codes for MKHLAQQDTQVLQAIQDELGRQRTKIELIASENFVSEAVMEAQGSVLTNKYAEGYPGKRYYGGCEHVDVVEDIARDRAKAIFGAEHVNVQPHSGAQANMAVYFTALEQGDTVLGMNLSHGGHLTHGSPVNFSGVQYNFVEYGVDEQTQMIDYDIVRQKALEHKPKMIVAGASAYPRAIDFKKFREIADEVGAYLMVDMAHIAGLVAAGLHQNPVPYADFVTTTTHKTLRGPRGGMILTSEEWGKKIDKSIFPGIQGGPLMHVIAAKAVAFGEALQDSFKEYAANIIANAKTLAESLQEEGISLVSGGTDNHLLLIDVRSLGLTGKVAEHVLDEVGITVNKNTIPFDTASPFVTSGIRIGTAAVTSRGFGAAEMKEIASIISFTLKNHEDEAKLAEARERVSALTSRFTLYPERQI
- a CDS encoding TIGR01440 family protein; translated protein: MTSDLSTWKIQLQTILADFSDQVVLTDKHVLVIGCSTSEVIGKKIGTAGTNEVAELIFSNLREFSQQTGVALAFQCCEHLNRALVVERATADQKGWEEVSVVPVRQAGGAMATYAYNHFSEPVVVEFIQADAGIDIGDTFIGMHIKHVAVPIRASISELGSAHVTMARTRPKLIGGARAIYEHSRGNESCS